CGGTCGCCGACCCGGAGCGCCCGGACGCGGTCGCGAAACCGCTTCGTCGGCTCGAACGCGGCGCACTCGAGGCGCTGCCGCTGATCGTCCGCGCGATCGTCAGCCGCGCTCTCGAGCGCGAAGAAGACGTGCCCGCCGCGGCGCGTCTCGGGCTCGCTCGCGACCCGACCCTCGATCCGATAGGCGCGGCCGTCCTCGACGGCCGCCAGGTTCGCGTCTCGCAGGTGGACGTCCGTCCCCTGATTGGTTACGAACAGCTGGCTCGAGGCGACGGGTTCGCCCTCGATGCGGTCGGCGACGCCGCGGACGGCGTCGGAGTCGTCGCCGCGAATCCCGTGGAGGATCGGGCCGGGCGTGTGGGGGACGCAGACGGTCTCGTCCTCGCCGCGGTCGACCGTGTCCCAGATCTCGGGGTAGCCCCGATCGGCGGCGGCGAAGACGCTCTCGCGGTCGACCTCGCGGGGCGTCCCCCAGCGGTCGGACTCGCGGTAGGAGATGTGCTCGTAGGTCCACTCCTCGAGGGCGTTCCAGGCGCCGACGGCGGCCAGCGCGCCGATCCGACCGCGGCCGTCGCCGACGTGCCACGAGCGGTAGCCGCGGCGCTCGAGCAGTTCGACGGCGTCGCGGATCTCGAGGTGGTCCCGGATCGCCCGCCGGGTGAACGCGCTTACCTCGTCGGCCACGGCGGCGGGCGCGCCGTCGGCGACGACCAGCCCCGGATGGGTTCGCTCGTCGGCGGTTTCGGCCAGCGCCTCGAGGCGTTCGCGGGCGAGGTCGAACGCCCGGTCGGGGTCGGCGTCGGTGTGAATCGCCAGCGCGGCGTTCCCCCGCGTCTTGTACTCGACGGCGGGATTGAGCCGCACGAGCAGGCAGCGCTCGACCGCACACCCTTCCCGGCGCAGCCGCTCGGCGACCCGCGCGGCGACGTAGGTCGTACACATCCCGCGGTCGCGGGAGTCGGTATCGTCGAGTCCGACGACGGTCATCGCCGGCGATTGGGCCGGCGTCGAGTAACGCCTTTCGGGACGGAGCAGCACCGACGCCGCGACGGGCGGCGAATCGAATCAGGCGGCGGACCGATTGCCCCCGAAGAACGGAAACCCCTATATAAGTATACTGTCGGTACGGGGGCGAACCGCGACACGGCACCCGGACATCCCGGGGAAAACGTCTTATACGAGGAATAGCTTACATCCCCCTATGTCCCGCTCCGCACTGGTCGGCAACGTAACCGCGATGTTAGAGGACGCGGGATTCGTGGTCAGCGACCGGTGTGCGATCCGGCCGAAGAGTTTCGACATCGCCGCGCGCCGGGGAGAGGACCTCATTCTGGTCAAGATCCTCGGCAACATCGACGCGTTCAACGAGGCGACGGGCCACGAGATGCGACGGCTCGGAACCTACCTCGACGCGACGCCGCTGGTCATCGGCCTGCGGAGTCGCGACGAGGACCTCAAACCCGACGTGGTCTACTTCCGACACGGCGTCCCCGTCCTCAGCCCCGACACGGCGTACAACCTGTTCATCGAGGAGGTGCCGCCGCTGATCTACGCGGCCCCCGGCGGCCTCTACGTCAACATCGACGGCGACTTGCTCGCCGACGAACGCCAGGATCGGGATTGGAGCCTCGGCCAACTGGCCAACGAACTCGGCGTCTCCCGCCGGACCGTCTCGAAGTACGAGGACGGCATGAACGCCTCCGTCGAGGTCGCGATGGAACTCGAGAACCTGTTCGACGCGCCGCTGACGAGCCCGGTTTCGGTCCTCGAGGGGGCCGACGACGTCCACGAGACGGAGGCGACGCCGGACGATCCCGAAGCCGACCCCGACGACGAGGAGGTCGTCGCCGTCCTCACGCGGGCCGGCTACGAGGTCCACCCAACGCTTCGCTCGCCGTTCAAGGCCGTCAGCCACGAGGAAGAGGAGAAGGACGACGACGTCGTGCTCACCGGCCACTCCGAGTTCACGAAGGCCGCGGAGAAGCGCGCCCGGATCATGAGTTCGATCGGCCACGTCACCCACACCCACTCGGTCTACGTCGTCGACCGCGCCAAACAGGAGTCCGTCGACGGCACCGCGCTGGTCGAACGCGAGGAACTCGAGCAACTCCGCGACGCGGCCGAACTGCGGAAGGTCATCCGGGAGCGCGCCGAACACGAAGAGGCGGCCTAAACAGATCGGTCGGTCCTCGAGGCGGTTCGCGGCGTCGTTCTCGGTCACCGATCGATTCCGATAGAACTACCGATCACTGAGCCGATAGCTCGAGGTAACGACGATGCTCGAGCAGTCTCCGGTCGCGCTGGTCAGCAGACAGCGCGCGATCCTGGCCGTCGGCGTTGCGGCGCTTCTCGTGGTGTTCAACCGCTCTCGCTTCGGCTCGCCGATCGACGCGGCGATCGCCGCCGTCGGCTTCCTCGTCGTCGGCTATCTGACCCTCACGGTCGCCGATCTGATTCTCGATCGGTTCGTCTATCCGTAGCCGAGCAGTGTCGACGTTCCGGGCGTTCCTGACGCTCCCGATGCTCTCGAGCGCACCGTCGCCGAATTAGTCCTGACGACCAGTGAAAACCCGAAAACGCCCCTCGCGAGCGCCGCTGATCGACCGCTCGACCGGGAAAACTGGGAACCGCGGGACTGGCAACCGTTACGCGGCGCCTTCGCCGTACGTCTCCGCTAAGTACTCGACGATGTCGTCGCTCTCCGACATCCCCTCGACGCCGTTTTCCTCGTCGCTGATGACGGGGACGCCCGTTTGGCCGCTGACCTTCTCCACTTCGGTCCGCTCGTCGTGCGAGCGGGGGACCTCGATCACGTCGTACTCGAGGTCGAGTTCGTCGAGTTTCGATCGGACTTTCGCGCAGTACGGACAGCCGGGCAGCTCGTACATCGTGATGTCGGCCATGCTGTACTAGGCTCGGGCCTCGAGTCGTAAGAACGCAGTGGTTGCGACGGTCCGGGCGGGCGAAATCGACTCGAGCGGGCGTCAGCCGATCATGCCGCTCGTGTACACGTAGAAGTAGCCGACGAGGACCAGCGCCATGAGCCACTGTCCGTGCCGGACGTCGTCGAACTCGCCGGTCGCGGCTTTGATCAGCGGATACGTGATGATCCCGGCCGCGAGTCCGTTCGCGATCGAGTAGGTCAACGGCATGATGGTGATCGTCAGCCCGGCGGAGACGGCCCACGCCGGGTCGTCCCACTCGACGTCGAGGACGCCCTCGAGCATGATGATCCCGACGACGACCAGCGCGATGAACGAGGCGTAGGCGGGGATCATCGCGACCAGCGGAATGAGCACGAGCGTGGCGAGAAAGAGGAGGCCGACGACCAGCGCCGTCAGCCCCGTTCGGCCGCCCTCCTCGACGCCGGTCGAGGACTCGACGTACGTCGTGACCGTCGAGGTACCGACCATCGCGCCGACGGTCGTCCCGACGGCGTCGGCCATCAGCGGCTGGTCGATGTCGGGGAGGTTCCCGTCC
This portion of the Haloterrigena gelatinilytica genome encodes:
- a CDS encoding transcriptional regulator; translated protein: MSRSALVGNVTAMLEDAGFVVSDRCAIRPKSFDIAARRGEDLILVKILGNIDAFNEATGHEMRRLGTYLDATPLVIGLRSRDEDLKPDVVYFRHGVPVLSPDTAYNLFIEEVPPLIYAAPGGLYVNIDGDLLADERQDRDWSLGQLANELGVSRRTVSKYEDGMNASVEVAMELENLFDAPLTSPVSVLEGADDVHETEATPDDPEADPDDEEVVAVLTRAGYEVHPTLRSPFKAVSHEEEEKDDDVVLTGHSEFTKAAEKRARIMSSIGHVTHTHSVYVVDRAKQESVDGTALVEREELEQLRDAAELRKVIRERAEHEEAA
- a CDS encoding tRNA(Ile)(2)-agmatinylcytidine synthase, with the translated sequence MTVVGLDDTDSRDRGMCTTYVAARVAERLRREGCAVERCLLVRLNPAVEYKTRGNAALAIHTDADPDRAFDLARERLEALAETADERTHPGLVVADGAPAAVADEVSAFTRRAIRDHLEIRDAVELLERRGYRSWHVGDGRGRIGALAAVGAWNALEEWTYEHISYRESDRWGTPREVDRESVFAAADRGYPEIWDTVDRGEDETVCVPHTPGPILHGIRGDDSDAVRGVADRIEGEPVASSQLFVTNQGTDVHLRDANLAAVEDGRAYRIEGRVASEPETRRGGHVFFALESAADDRADDQRQRLECAAFEPTKRFRDRVRALRVGDRLTVCGEVARGTLKLEKFAVRDLVTTERVTPTCPDCERRMKSAGRNQGYRCRDCGTSADGKAERPLERDLEIGWYEVPPCARRHIAKPLVRGGFDAPTHPER
- a CDS encoding glutaredoxin family protein, giving the protein MADITMYELPGCPYCAKVRSKLDELDLEYDVIEVPRSHDERTEVEKVSGQTGVPVISDEENGVEGMSESDDIVEYLAETYGEGAA